The region AAGAGTAGGACCCAGCTTAGTGTCGGGGCACCCTAATTAACTGGCCTCcactttacttttatttatttattttaatctctATTTCATTTGTCGGTAATTCACGAGCCTCCACCTAGACAGACAGacataaaaagtaaaagaaaactaGAAACAAAAACCGTGTGGACTTCTTCCACAATCAAGAATTTAAAAACCCTTTGACATTGTCCAAAAGTCAACCCCAAAACCAGTCCGGTTTTCAATGTCGGAAGCTGAGTTATATAAATGAGATAGAACAAATGACAAAAAGATAAGGCTTTCAGATGCCCAATTTGTCAACCAAAAATAcctcctttttttattatttattttattcttgtttATATATAATAATCGCACAAGCCCACTCAAATACAAACTGCCTCCTTTGCTCTCATTGTAACCATTAAAAAGTCAGCGCCTTGTTTTGTCTTTTACATTCTGTTCTAACGTTTTCTTGGCAGAGGAGGCAGCTGAAGATACAGGGGTGTGTTCATGGATGTGGATTGGGATTTGCATGCGGTGGTGAGGGGCTGCGCCACCGTTACAACAACCACCACCAGCAGCGGCGGCGGCTGCGGTGGTGTTGCTGCAAACAGTTCCTTAATGGCGGATTTCTACCCTCAATCCCGTTTTTCTTCGTTTGGTAGCCAAGAAGAACCTTTTCAGGGTCAATTTTCGTGTTTTCCGAATCAGTTCGAAGCTAAGAACGCCATGGAGGAATTGCATGAGCTTTACAAACCTTTCTTCCCCAAATCTCAACCTCAGAGAAAACAACAGCAAGAACATCAACAAGTAAAGCCTAAGCTGTCTCAAGTTGGCTCTGTTACAACAGCTAGTAGCAGCACTTCTACGAACAATTCTCGATCTAAAAGAAGGTAAGTTTTAGCATTAAATGTTTCAAATAAACCTGCTGAAAAGGGTTCCTCAAATCTAATTACTTTCCCCTTTTTAACAGAAAGAATCAGCTGAAAAGGGTTTGCCATGTGCCGCCGGAAGGTCTCTCTTCAGATGTGTGGGCATGGAGAAAATATGGTCAAAAACCCATCAAGGGATCTCCTTATCCAAGGTAAAATCTTCtttaaaaatggagaaaataagtTTGGTTTTGTGTTTAGATATTCGAGTAATGGTTTTTGgttgtttgtgtttttttttttggataacaGGGGATATTACAGATGTAGTAGCTCAAAGGGGTGTTTGGCCCGGAAACAAGTCGAACGACACAGATCCGACCCGAATATGTTCATAGTTACGTACACGGCCGAGCACAACCACCCTGCTCCGACGCATCGGAATTCACTCGCTGGCAGCACTCGCCAGAAGCCTTTCACTCCACAAACGGTCACCGCCGGTGACTCAGTCAAACCTTCCTCATCTAAACCCGCCGACAGCTTGTCTCCGACAACCTCCGTGGATGAAGGGGTTGTGGTTCAAAGTACAAAGGTGCACAGCCGAGAGGATTTGGTTGAAGATGAAGGGGAAGATGAGTTTGGGATGTCGGACACGGCGGTGAGTGATGATTTCTTCGAGGGTTTAGAAGGACTCGCTGAAATTGTCACCGGAAATTGCTTTCCCGAAAACTTTCCGGCAAGTTTTGACTTTTCTTGGACTGCAAATAATGCAGCTACTGCCGCCGGTGGCATCTAAAACTCGCCcggatatatatttttaatttcttgtagATGTCATATACCTTTTTGGTTGAATCTAAGCCAACAATGCTTCCTGTAGGATTCCATTTATTCTTTGTAGAGATAAAAATAGTATAGTTTCTTGTTTTATTCTTCAAGTGAAGCTTCGTTTAGTTATTGGTTTTagacaaccttttattttcctaGAATTAATGGGTTTTTTTTCTTGGACAAAAATAAACCTGAAACTCATTCGAGTTAGActcaaatcaaataattattctcTGTTATTCTCGAGAATTTAAATGGTACATGGCAGAATGCAAAATTTAAAGCTTCAAGGACAACATGCAGTAAACATAATCCTAATCTTTTGCAGCCATTCTATTCACTAAGGGGAGAAACCTTGTATCCTTGTATGAAGCTTGTTAATTTTTCAGATTCACCATAGAAAGCCACCCAGTGAGAATCTCCATGGTTATATAATCAGGCTTGCAAGCATGCTCAATCATGGCGTCCATCAATCTAAAGGCATCTTCCAACAAATTGTTCTCTCTAAGGCCTTTAAACATTGCATTATATGTGTCGGAATTAGGCTTCACCCCTTTTGCTTTCATGTCATCCACCAGAAAGTGCACTATTGATGTCATTGTTGTTGCAGAGAGATTCTATACGAATGTTGTATGTTATGGTGTTTGGAGGAATCTTTGATGTGGAACTCATGTCATTGAAGAGCTTCATTGCTTCCTTAATATTTCCATTTGAGCCGTATGCGTGAATTAGAGCTCCGTATGTGGCGATAGTAGGGACATGACCGTTAATCATCCATTCCATTGCTTCGCGAGCAAGTCCGAAATTCCCATTTTGGCAAAAATAAGCAATCAAATTGTTATATGAGACACTATCAGGCTTCACTCCTGCTTCTTCCATTTCCTTGATGATGTCATACGCTTTATCAACCATGTTTTTCTTGCAGAACCCTCTAACAAGCGAATTGTAGCATACAATGTCAGGGCGGAACCCAGCTTCTTTCAGCTTGGACAAAACATTGCTGGCAGCATCCATCCTTCCAGCTTTGCACAAACCAGATATCAATCTGTGGTAAACGCTAGCATCCGGAGAGCATCCACTTGCCAGCATTTGATCAAACAGATCAACCACTTTAATGATATGGTCGATGTCACAGTAAGCTGTAATTAGGGTAGTGTAAGTAACTGCATTGCCTTTCAACCCGTTTCCCTGCATACCAGAGAAGAAATTGAGTGCACCATTGATCCTCCCATGTCTGCACATACCATCCACCAATATATTATGAGTGATCACATTAGGTGAAACCCCCACTTCATTCATTTGATCAAACAACTCCTTCCCTTTCTCAACGTCACCACATTTACATAATCCATCAATCAAGCAATTATAAGTAAATACATTAGGTGCCAATCCCTTCATGGACCTCATCCGATCCATCAAACGCAACCCTTCTTCTAGCCTCCCTACTTTACAAAGTCCATCGATCACGGTATTATAAATGATAACATCAGCTTCGATTGAAACACCGTCACTCCCGTGCCATTTGCCGTGCTTGTTGTTTAGCACTTCCATTGCGTCATCGACCCTCCGTAACTTACATAGCTGATTGATAAGAATCACAAAAGTTACAACACTGGGCTGAATATCATTCTCCTTCATGTCAGCTACAAGTGTATGCATTCTTTTAACATCTCCATTCCTCCCTTAGCCGGTCAAAAGTACATCAAAAGGAGGAGTTTCGAGAGGCGCTCGCAGTTTCAGCAGTTCATGCAAAACATTCCAAGCTTGATTGGTTTTGCCACTCCTACATAACCTAGAAACCAAATGGGGTAAGCCAAATTGTCTTTGGGAAAACACCATGTTTTCTTCCTCGCTTAAATTTCTCTCCCCTTTCCTGTCTCCCTTCAATAACTCGCTAAAAATAATATAACCAGTGATCTCATCAGGCGGAACCTCGGACAATGGTTAAAGCATTTCTTCGAGCACACTGAGCGCGTACTCAACACGTCCGTTTCTTAACAGCCATCCATAAAAACATTGCGAACGTGCGTGTTTTTAAGAGAAGGGTCGAGTTCGTTAAAAAGAATAACAGATTCATCTACCATTTTGTGTCTCCCGAAACCCCGGATAAGAATCGCGGCGGCATTAACAGTCAGAGGGATTCCCCATTCTTTCGAAGCTTGATACAGTTCGGATAACCTCGACCCAGCATCGAGTTCTCGATTCACTTGCTCGACAGGTGCTTGGAACGGATGAGAGAGGAAATGGGTGTGTTGAGATGGGGTGTTTTGTTGAAGGTGTTTGCAGAAATTAAGGGCCAGATTAGAGGAACCGAGGCCGCGAGTAATTTTGTAGAGAAAACGAGGAGATGGAGAAGGAGAAGAGGAGAGGAGAGATTACAGGGGTTAATTAGAGGACCATTGTTGGTGTGGGTTTTCGCGGAGGAGCTGAACTGCTTCGTTGATTCTTGATTCATCGTCATGCGGTGGTAGTTGGGGTCAGCTTTGGTGCAGAGGTGACGGTTGAGGAGGTAAGATGCCGATAGGGGTTTAAGGAGAAGGAGTTTTGAATGCTTTGAAAGTTGAAACTAGAATTGTAATGTTCATCTTTCCTTCTTTGTTTACGTTCGAAACTTCGAATATTTGACTGAAACTTCGacgtatttttttaatattataatatatacgAAGATAGggttttttacaataatattataaaaaaataaaaaaataaccaaaatatgataaatttttttatttaccaaaatattataattatttttattatttaccaaaatatataaaaaaaaacctgCAAAAAGCTGTACCGAAATGACAGGAGCCTGATCAGGCCAATGGCATTGgtggcaccaaaggtgccaaaaccattggcggcaccaattgTGCCAAAGGTATTGGCAGCACCAATGGTGCCATACAGATTGGCGGCACTACTCGTGTTATAAACACGACCTCTGTCCAGCTGAAGGGAGAAAAAtcagaaggaaaaaaagaagaaatagaggTGTTgcggaaaagaaaagaaaaagagagaaagagaagagaaaaagaaggtattttttaaaaaataattgattatattgttgttattgttttgtatattttgtaatatttttgttttaggttagttattaagattaataaaactcaaattgatagttttaattattattattgttgttgttgttgttgttagtatTAATATGTTATTAATGTATTAAGATGTAACTTAGTAGTATTATTAttagtaaaaaactagtattattattattgttagttattatttttatttaccaatataaactagttagtaaaaaactagtataattattatagttagttagttattatttttagtaaaaccctaattaataattttagtgtgtattattttgagtataaaattattaatattattattgtgttagttattaggattagtAATTTATTTACCGTTAGAGAATTTTTTTAtgacattttgtttttttttacagattaaatattgaagatggatgctaagtttcttgtatgcgtttatttcgatggagtcatcttgacaacaagtgttggatgtgtatttgaatgttgacaacaaatagcaatgagatttaatagaaatgtatcGTTCGATGAAATGAAGGGAATgattaatgcaaaaattcttagacgttgtgggagaaggatatcaaaaattttctacaagtttccagtttcgacaaatctggtcaaattcgtcgaaatggaacttgtaaacgacgaagacgtggagacaatgatcgatctctactgtgggaatgggagtgagaagaatgcaccgattcacttatttgctgagttagtcgGTATGAAGCAAAATGAAGATGTTAATGCATTTGATGAAGAAGACAGGGCTGAAGAACCGtggatggtggctccaatatcatacgttgatagtgaatcaactatgggtgggatcggtatcgacctgaatattacacccgatgttgatatggttggtggtgaagaagaaggTGCTGGCGAAGAAGAAGGTGGTGGCGATCATTGGGATAAAGAGGTCAATAGTGACGGGGATCCTGATGTAGACGATGTATCTgatgatattgatgatgaagGCATTAACGCTCCTTCGGTCGGGGAGCAGATGTGGCGTattttgatacacaataatcctgggtcACACATTTCGCTAATAGACCCCGACGTAGCATATGTAGCTGAGTTcccggagtaccctgaaatagttcATCCTCGCGGGCTGGCCGTAACATCTGATGATGAGGAGTTATTCATAGGCCAGAGATTCAGCTGTAAAGAAGAGTACGTATATGCCATTAAACGGTACAGCATGAATATATCGGTGGATTATAAAGTCTCTGTGTCTACTCCGACAATATATGttggggagtgttggaaggccgcggaaggctgcaattggcgggtacgagctgcattcattagaagttctcagatgtgggagatacgaaaatttgttggtcttcatacatgcacatcaacacgtatgacagaagatcatggaaaacttgattcgaaaactatttgtacgtgtatcatgtcaatggtgaaagacatgccgaccattaaagtttcggtactgattgccgaaatgcaagcacgattccagtatcgagtctcatatcggaaggcatggatagctaaataGATGGCGATGGGGCAACTGTATGGGGATTACGATTCGTCGTATAATGAGCTTCAAGGTTGGATAGCTGCTATGCGGGAGTACGTACTGAGGACTGTGATTGAGTTGCAAACAAGGCCATATTACGGCCCGGATGACCAGTTACAGCCGGAAAAAAGgattttccatcggatgttctggacgttCGATCCATGTGTGCAAGCATTTCCTACTGCAAGCCACTTGTGTAGGTGGATGGGACCTAGctgtatggaaaatatacacataTCCTACTTCTTGCAGTTGCTTAAGACGGTAACAGAAACGtactcccgatagcatttgctatcgtagataaagagaacatggagtcttgggaattcttcctcacAAATCTGCGGAAGTATGTTATTAGGAACGATaacatttgcatcatctccgatagagaGAAGGGTTTAATTGCAGCTATTAGGCGTTCTGGTGTGCcgtggagatccgtttactgcattCGTCACATTGCGTCTAACTTCCataaagattataagaatgcagactggaagagacaagtcgtggcaatgggtaaatgataaccttatcttttcaatataagttgtaatgtttGATGTTATCGACTTACTAGAACTTATTTTTCCTTAATACGTATGCAGCGTACGAGTTACAGCCACATATTTTCCTGCAAAGAATGATCCGACTTGAGAGTGGCATGGAGGGGCAGACAAACACATCTTTCCGACAATGGTTGGGCACAATGGAGCCGTGGCagtgggctcaaagttttgacgagggcttttgTTATGgccaaatgaccacaaacttagtggAGGGGATCAACGCTGTCTTGTTGAAAACACGTCATCTTCCGATTACATCGGTATTTTCTGCTACTTTCTATAGGCTGGCTactttgatgccaagaatgggtcagcagcAAGTCGACCAGATTAAGGCGGGACATGTGTTTGTCGAAcatgtcagggatgcaatggtCGTAAACCGTCGGTTGGAGAGGTCAATAAACGTGGAAAAATATTCACGACGACTAGAAACATTTCGAGTTACTGAGACTATCAGTCGTCGACCTGGTATACCAACTAGGTCATACGGAGTTGATCTCCGGAATAGACGGTGCGAGTGCAGGAGGTtcgaaacacttcattatccctgTGCGCATGTCGTGGCAGTGTGCGGGGGGATTACAGTCGATTGGCCTCCAAGTAAATATGGCTTCCCGCAACCATAATACCATTGTATATACTCTAATTATGGTTGCGGGTCGGTAGCCATAACCATCTGAGGTACTCGACGCAATCTATCGTTCCACAGTGCCACAAATTTTCGGTGCTGAATTCCCCAATCCAATTGAAATATTCCTCTCTTTGTCATGCCGTGAACTTCTCCCAACTGGCACGGCGGATCCGGGATAGGTTGGATGCATCCAAACTGCCGTAGCACCCGGTCTCCGTGATACCACTCGACTACGTTGAAATTGATAATTAGTGCGTTAGTGCACCATATGTGGGAATCAACATATGCAGACGAGGGTACAACATTTGTAATTTCCGGCCTCCGGTAtggcatccatataaactgcatgatTAATAACATTGTAACGAGTTAGAGCCATAACATATGAGTAAGATATAGAAATAGAATAGAtgtcatgaatattagaatagcaGGTTACCCCTTCCCGGGCATGCTGTTCAATCATGAGGCGGTATATTGGGACATCATACGACTTCTCGATGCCTGGACGAACAGTCCACCTACAAAAAATaatatagggtttagggttggtaacattagtcaatatattatgactacaaataatgtcaatttatattttatcacctgaGTGGCAGTGGATACAGATACGGTTGGTGACTAATGGATGCCAAAAACGGCAGCCGATAAAGCGCCCAGGACTGCAGCAGTATGAGGCATTCGCCGATGTCGCGCACATCCGGCTTTGTCGCCCGACAAAGCTCCCGGTACAGCATTGCTAGGACGGCGGAACCCCAGCTATACGACCTAGCAGTGGACAAATCAGCTAGCAGGGGCAAGTACATCAAATGCAGACTGTCGCTGTTTGTATCAGGCATGAGTACTGCCCCTACCATATGTATGATGTACGCTCGAGCAACACACATCAACTCACCTTCAGTGGCGATCGCTGATAATTGTCCAATTTTAGCTTTCAGTCATGTAAATTTTATGCCGGAAAAATATGACTCACCGTCCCCTGGCGAGTCTCCTAGGAGCTGATAACAAAGTGCAGCCGGATCGGTAAATGAAGATACTCCCGTTACGGGACTCCTGTCAATTGGGAGCCCAAGCTGCAATGCAACATCCTCCAAGGTAACCGTGCACTCCCCGCAAGGAAAATAGAAAGTGTGGGTCTCTGGGCGCCACCGCTCCACTAGCGCAGATAATAAATCAAAGCGCAAGTCGGAGGACCGGATCAATGCTACTGACCCAAATCCGGCTAGCTCCAAGTACGGCATCAATCGTGCATCCGAAGCTTTCTTTAAAACACTCACACGGGCCCTTAATAATCGGAACGAGTCctgatagtgttaaattacagaaaaatattacgataacataatttatttgtatatattgcgtatatcctttttaaataaatagaacccgtgattaacaaataaaaaatcatacctCGTTATTAGCCGCATCAGATATGTGTTCATCGTTTCTAATCAATCGAGTCATTGCGATGcctgcaagttgaaaaaaaatttagtaaaaaatctTACTTCAGccatttattcgtatttttttctccgcattttattcctttaaaaatatcataatttctaattttataattttaaattatttcagtgcataatgtttgaaatttattaatttagtgtgttatttaaattaatttggtataatAAAATAACCCTAACCCCtgccctttgctcgtattattttctcgatttttattactttaaataaaaatatattattctcgtattttattattttatatcatttcagtacattttctttgaaatattttgtattaattatttctgaattttaaaaaaagttagtaatacactcttacttccgccatttgtttgtatttttttctctgcattttattattttaaaaaatctcataaacttagtctttataattttacattatttcagtgcataatgtttgaaatttattaatttagtgtgttgaaggggaataaaagaaaataataaataaggagggattAAAAGCCAATTAGCCACATATTAGCGTCGCCTTTTTATTCCTCTCCATTGGTGCCGCTTTTTTATTCCCCTCCATCaccctctttttttttcctctattattttggtaaataaaaaaaatatttataatattttggtttttttttatttttttgtaatattttggtaaaaaccCGAAAAAACCATTTTCCCTGCCCTTTGCTCCTATTATTATTTtcccgatttttattactttaaataaaaatatattattttcgtattttattattttatattatttcagtacattttatttcaattatttgtattaattatttatgattttttttaaaaatttactaatacactcttacttcgaccatttgttcgtattttattattcgcattttattattttaaaaagtatcgtaatttttaattttataattttacattatttcaatttattatgtttgaaatttattacatgtacatttttcacatttttttcgcattttattattttcggtGAATATacaatttctgttttttcttttcgtattttatgttttcttaaacatatttgtttatcattttacttttaatgctattttcctaAAATAACTAATTTCAACTTCCtaagtaaatttcataaaaataaatccctaatcaacatacaatgtacataccattaaattttttcattctaaatatatttcataaaatatatatgctaaataaaataataaaatacgtataatgtacataacataaatttttaacacacaaatattacaaaaaaattaaatttataaaaaattaccttttttttcttttttttttccttccttccctcttcttcttcttctttttttctttctcctttccttttctttcattttcttctcctttcctcttcttcttctttccttttctttccttctttttctttctttgctctcctttctttctttcttccctctCCTTCTCCCCCCCACCACCGACCCCCCTATTATggcattggtgccgccaatggttttggcaccattggtgccgccaatgccATTGGCCTGATCAGGCTCCTGTAATTTTCGGTGCAGCTTTTTGCAgatttttttttgatatattttggtaaataataaaaataattataatattttggtaaataaaaaagttataatattttggttattttttaatttttttataatattattgtaaaaaatccTACGAAGATATCTAAATTTCTTTTCACTTAATGATACATAAATTTGAAAGCGGTAAATTAATTTAGTATTATTTGTAGGTATTTGactaatatcattaaaaaattgtTATGGTGCTTGGCGATAAATAGTATAATGACACAAATAATATAATGACACAtagtaatctcacaatttgacaTGTGGTAAATTCTTTTTCTTTAGCAATGTTAGTCAGAtatctaaaaaaaatacaaagttgACTTACAATTTCTAAATTTCCAAGTTTTAGTAccaattagataaaaaaaaagtacCAAATAAGTACaaattgtcaagttcaagtaaCTCTCCATAtgttaacctttaaaatttaaaccattccACAAGAAAATTTTCACAAGAAAATGAGTTGAATCTAAATCTTAAACTTTAAATTCAggattaaattttgtaaaaatagaaaatgattttaaattttgtttaaaaaatttattcaactcgatttgaaatttaatcaagACCAATTTTCTCGTatattgataatattaaaaatattataaaaaaatcacagctccaaacaagttgattgaattggtatcaCTCATTAACCAAATCTCAAAAACAATTACCtaaaattattctttttaaaagataataaacatTATTATCATGGTATTTTTATTGTTCTAAATTATGTATTTTCTgaaaaaatgtatatgaatgtcATAAATTCACCATTTCACCCAAAGCTACAATTCTCTTTAATATCAATTTTTATAGATATATTAGTCAcataaaaaatttcatccataagTGTGCCTTAATTTAATGTTGATTAAGCTTTATTAGAAGTTGTAATGATAAGATGATTAGGCCAGGGATTGAACATGTTTTCCTGCATGCTACTTTGAGGCTTTCCAGTAAATTTCGGATAAAAATTACAATCTGATTATAGTTGCATTCAACAGCAATTCACTTCATACAAAAGCCATTTCTCAACCATGAAGTGCCTGTAAAAATATATGATGCCGAAAGGAACTATTTGGTTCTTGATATTTTTTATTAAGGTAAAAAGCTGAAGAAACCTAGCcttattttggtcacttttgaGACGTCTCGGTGTCTGGCCGTTGTGCTGTGTTCATCTTCTCGGCTGCTGCAGTCGCCGCGGATGCTGCCTTGTTCAGACCCAATTTCTCCAACTCATTAAAGAAACCATTCACATCATCAGGATTCATTTTGTATGGGGTGTGGGAAGGACCAGGGAATGAACCGTTGTTTACTTCTTCCTTGTATTCTGAAAGAGCTTTTTTTATGACATCTCCAACACAAGCATACTGCTTACAGAACTTTGGAGTAACCTGCAGGAGGTAAAACCACCactttttgagaatttttttcaTGTAAAACTAAGGTATCTGCAAAAAGTAGAAGGGGGTAATCGTGTGCTTACCTTTGCATGATGTGGGTGTTGAAGCATTCCTAGTAGATCATGGTAAACTAGAACCTGTATCGACAGTACGAGTAAATAGACCACCCAATTTCCTTTGTTGTGAAGTAAAAAACATCAAATGGTAGGGAATACGATTGTACAACTCcataatacaaaaatataacTTTCTAGTCTCTTGAAAACACGTGTTTATACAGAGCAATACGGTTGAAAAAGGCAACAAAGAGTGAAGATGAAGATGCATTACAAGATTCTCCCATTAAAGAGTAGTACAACCATTTGAACAAAAACTTTGTACAGATAGAATGCATAGGAAGAAACACAGTTAAGCTTTTTCCGAAGTCAAATCTCAGCTAATGATTCGTTTATAGGAATAAACTTGAGGTCCTTAGAACCGTACGAGCTGCTGTGCTATAGCATCAAAGTTAAGCCTTTCTAATGATAGAATCAGCCAAATGAGTTGGTTATATGTCACCAGCCCTAAGCAGAGATGCTGATGCCAGGAACATGTTCGCTTATGTTAACATAATATAAAGAAGAAACCCACCTACGAAATCAGACAACAGCTATACAGTCTCTAGTTCTGGTTTTCTAAAGAAATTCATACAGAATGCGCAACTCACTGTACATTCCAGGGTTGATTGAGCTGCAATTCACCTCCTTTATCTTATTCAATTTGACTGATGGTTGTTGGTTTGTAAACTAAAACTTTTAAGGTACACAATTAAGGCAATGTGAGGACCTAGATTTCAAAGAGGCAGAGAGATTAATAGTCCGAAATTAACCTGTCCACTGCAAAAAGGACCAGCTCCGATGCCGATTGTGGGAATTCGAAGAGCAGATGTGGCTGCAGCA is a window of Gossypium hirsutum isolate 1008001.06 chromosome D08, Gossypium_hirsutum_v2.1, whole genome shotgun sequence DNA encoding:
- the LOC121202801 gene encoding WRKY transcription factor 22 — encoded protein: MDVDWDLHAVVRGCATVTTTTTSSGGGCGGVAANSSLMADFYPQSRFSSFGSQEEPFQGQFSCFPNQFEAKNAMEELHELYKPFFPKSQPQRKQQQEHQQVKPKLSQVGSVTTASSSTSTNNSRSKRRKNQLKRVCHVPPEGLSSDVWAWRKYGQKPIKGSPYPRGYYRCSSSKGCLARKQVERHRSDPNMFIVTYTAEHNHPAPTHRNSLAGSTRQKPFTPQTVTAGDSVKPSSSKPADSLSPTTSVDEGVVVQSTKVHSREDLVEDEGEDEFGMSDTAVSDDFFEGLEGLAEIVTGNCFPENFPASFDFSWTANNAATAAGGI
- the LOC107900256 gene encoding uncharacterized protein, producing MESWEFFLTNLRKYVIRNDNICIISDREKGLIAAIRRSGVPWRSVYCIRHIASNFHKDYKNADWKRQVVAMAYELQPHIFLQRMIRLESGMEGQTNTSFRQWLGTMEPWQWAQSFDEGFCYGQMTTNLVEGINAVLLKTRHLPITSVFSATFYRLATLMPRMGQQQVDQIKAGHVFVEHVRDAMVVNRRLERSINVEKYSRRLETFRVTETISRRPGIPTRSYGVDLRNRRCECRRFETLHYPCAHVVAVCGGITVDWPPSKYGFPQP
- the LOC121220353 gene encoding serine/threonine-protein phosphatase 7 long form homolog; translation: MTRLIRNDEHISDAANNEDSFRLLRARVSVLKKASDARLMPYLELAGFGSVALIRSSDLRFDLLSALVERWRPETHTFYFPCGECTVTLEDVALQLGLPIDRSPVTGVSSFTDPAALCYQLLGDSPGDAIATEGELMCVARAYIIHMVGAVLMPDTNSDSLHLMYLPLLADLSTARSYSWGSAVLAMLYRELCRATKPDVRDIGECLILLQSWALYRLPFLASISHQPYLYPLPLRWTVRPGIEKSYDVPIYRLMIEQHAREGFIWMPYRRPEITNVVPSSAYVDSHIWCTNALIINFNVVEWYHGDRVLRQFGCIQPIPDPPCQLGEVHGMTKRGIFQLDWGIQHRKFVALWNDRLRRVPQMVMATDPQP